The following coding sequences lie in one Kribbella sp. NBC_00709 genomic window:
- a CDS encoding helix-turn-helix domain-containing protein, translating into MEELLRLLAEDAPGSELARAAGEDAVARDLALRIRAGMDASKKREAELSTLVDIARELASARDPGSVLDTIVHRARTLIGTDVAYLTLYDPARGDTYMRATDGSVSAAFQQLRLPLGAGLGGLVAKTYKPYWTADYPSDHRFRHTTSIDDAVGEEGLIAICGTPLIVDGAFVGVLFASNRTRRPFGREEVSLLGSLATLAAVTIVQVRAAAETAAALDQLSAAHAGVEHAAAAHDRFAGIVLSGGDVDAIAAALAELLNVWVVLVDAVGNELASAGDAGRAAVPWQESDSGRLTRIGDCWVVAATAKGERLGALVIGGVDELSGADQRIVERAAVVTALVLLFRRQAAEQSQRAQADLLTDVLSGSADPRTLTDRLRLLAPNHRHDHLVVAVCCGDHSAVRARLSAPLEDRMVLSGPYGGNLVLVLARTDPASAARELSEVAKRTGATIAATGPASWTTLVDAHRQAARLTATMLRLGRTGECATPDDLGVAGLIGAADVDVRAHVQHVLGAVLEYDEQRGTDLVGTLHAYFAAGQSPTRAATSLHIHPNTVQQRLDRVAALLDDDWQSPDRSLDIQVALRLRAALG; encoded by the coding sequence ATGGAGGAGCTTCTGCGGCTGCTGGCCGAGGATGCGCCCGGGAGCGAGCTGGCCCGGGCGGCGGGCGAGGACGCGGTGGCGCGCGACCTCGCCCTGCGCATCCGGGCGGGCATGGACGCCAGCAAGAAGCGTGAGGCCGAGCTGTCCACCTTGGTCGACATCGCCCGGGAGCTTGCCTCCGCTCGCGATCCAGGAAGCGTCCTGGACACCATCGTCCACAGAGCCCGGACGCTGATCGGCACGGACGTCGCCTACCTGACCTTGTACGACCCTGCCCGCGGCGACACCTACATGCGGGCCACCGATGGATCGGTATCGGCTGCGTTCCAGCAACTGCGGCTCCCGCTCGGCGCCGGGCTCGGCGGACTGGTCGCAAAGACGTACAAGCCGTACTGGACGGCCGACTACCCCTCCGACCACCGCTTCCGGCACACCACGTCCATCGACGACGCGGTGGGGGAGGAGGGACTGATAGCGATCTGCGGTACGCCGCTCATCGTGGACGGAGCGTTCGTCGGCGTACTGTTCGCGTCCAACCGCACCCGGCGGCCCTTCGGCCGCGAAGAGGTCTCACTGCTCGGTTCGCTGGCCACACTGGCCGCTGTGACGATCGTGCAGGTGCGGGCCGCAGCCGAGACAGCGGCGGCCTTGGACCAGTTGTCCGCGGCGCATGCCGGTGTGGAGCACGCGGCCGCGGCCCACGACCGCTTCGCCGGGATCGTGCTGTCGGGAGGCGACGTCGACGCGATCGCCGCCGCGCTGGCCGAGCTCCTGAATGTCTGGGTCGTCCTGGTCGATGCTGTCGGCAACGAGTTGGCCTCGGCCGGTGATGCGGGCCGCGCCGCGGTGCCCTGGCAGGAGTCCGACTCCGGCCGCCTGACCCGGATCGGTGACTGCTGGGTCGTCGCGGCGACCGCAAAGGGCGAACGCCTTGGCGCACTGGTGATCGGCGGCGTCGACGAACTGTCCGGTGCGGATCAGCGCATCGTCGAACGCGCCGCCGTGGTCACCGCACTGGTGTTGCTCTTCCGTCGCCAGGCCGCCGAGCAATCCCAACGTGCACAGGCGGATCTCCTCACCGATGTGCTGAGTGGCAGCGCTGACCCGAGGACACTGACCGATCGCCTGCGTCTGCTCGCGCCGAACCACCGCCACGACCATCTCGTCGTGGCGGTGTGCTGTGGCGATCACTCCGCCGTACGTGCTCGGCTCTCAGCTCCGCTGGAGGACCGGATGGTGCTGTCCGGACCGTACGGCGGAAACCTCGTGCTGGTGCTTGCTCGCACCGACCCGGCATCGGCCGCCCGTGAGCTGTCCGAGGTCGCGAAGCGGACCGGTGCGACGATCGCGGCGACCGGACCGGCGAGTTGGACCACCCTGGTCGACGCACATCGACAGGCTGCCCGACTCACGGCCACCATGCTCCGGCTCGGTCGTACTGGCGAGTGCGCGACACCTGACGACCTCGGTGTCGCCGGCCTGATCGGTGCCGCGGACGTCGACGTACGGGCGCATGTGCAGCACGTCCTCGGCGCGGTACTCGAGTACGACGAGCAGCGCGGCACCGATCTGGTCGGCACACTGCATGCGTACTTCGCAGCCGGTCAGAGTCCGACCCGAGCAGCGACGTCGCTGCACATCCACCCCAACACGGTCCAGCAACGCTTGGACCGCGTCGCCGCCCTACTGGACGACGACTGGCAATCCCCGGACCGGTCCCTCGACATCCAGGTAGCCCTTCGCCTGCGGGCCGCACTCGGCTGA